From the Lactobacillus johnsonii genome, the window CATTTTTGCCAAAACATCCATCAAGTTCATAAATTGTTGAAATGATTTTTTTGCTTTCTGCAGTAATATCTTTTTCAATAAATGTTCCCAAACAATTAGAACATTTGCCACATGGAGAGCAAGTCTGACCAAAATATCTGACGATAAATTGTTGTAAACATTCCGTTGTATTGACGTACTTAGTAATTGCAGCTAATTTCTGATATTGAATTTTTTGGTATTCATCATCTAAATCAGATTGTTCAATAAACCAACGATATAGTCTAATATCTTTCGGGTGATAAATTAATATTCCTTCACATGGCTCTCCGTCTCTGCCTGCTCTCCCGGCTTCTTGATAATATGATTCTAAGTTTGGAGTACTATTAGCGTGAATTACAAATCGAACATTTCTTTTATCAATTCCCATACCAAAAGCATTTGTTGCAACAATCACTTGGACCTTATCAAATTGAAAGGCATCTTGTACATCGGCTCTTTCTTTATTAGATAGCCCAGCATGATAACTCGCTGTTAAAATTCCATTTTGAGCTAAATAGTCAGTCAACTCTTCAACATTTTTTCTTGTACTCGCATACACAATCCCTGATTGATTGGGATGCTTTTTAATATAATCTAAAAGATATAAGTTAGTATTTTTAGGATTATCTACTACCTTGAAGCTCAAATTTGGCCTTGCAAATGAAGTAATAACATAATTTTCAGCCGGAATATTTAATTGATCTGCAATATCTTTCTGCACTGAAGGGGTTGCCGTTGCTGTTAAAGCTAAAATGTTAGGCTGGCTTTTAATTGACTTTACTCCCTCCATAATTTGGCGATACGCAGGTCTAAAGTCATGGCCCCATTGAGAAATACAATGGGCTTCATCTACTGCAACTAAAGAAATATCCAAAAAGTTTAATTGATAGCGAAAATAATCCATTGCTAGTCGCTCAGGAGTTATGTATAAAAGTTTTATTTTTCCTTCATAGGCTTGTCTCAAGATTGGATTTACTTCTTCTTGAGGAGTTGCTGAATTTAAAGCAGCAGCATTAATGCCATTTTGTTTTAGAGAGTCTATCTGATCCTTCATTAAGGAAATTAAAGGAGATATTACCAACGTTACACCAGGGTTAACCAATGCTGGTATCTGATAACACATTGACTTTCCTGCTCCAGTTGGCATTACAGCTAAAACATTTCTTCCTTTAAGAACTTGCTCAATAACTCGTTCTTGTCCGGGACGAAAAGTTGTATAACCAAAAACATTCTTTAGTACTTCTATTGATGATTTCATTTTCCTCTACTAAATAAAAAAACAAGTATGAAAGGATCATACCTGTCTTTTTCTAAATTAAACCAAATAATTAAGCTTCAAAAGCATTAGTTAAAGGAGGAACAACTTGCTTCTTTCTTGAAACAACGCCTGGTAACTTAACCTCTGAATCTGATAATTTAGCGTTAAATGCTTTTTCAAATTTAGCCTTTGATTCATCACTACCTACTACTAAAGCTTCTGAATCTGAATCAAGAATGTTGGTAATTAAAAGCATAAACATATCGTAGCCTTCACGCTTAGAAGCTTCATCCATAGCCTTTAAGAAAGCGTCTTTACGTTCTAAGGCTTCTGGTAAATCAACAACGTTAATTTGTGCTACACGAACGTTGCTACCGTTTAATTCAAAACTCTTAGCATCTAAATCAATTAGATCTTCTTCTGACTTGTCAGCAATATTAGTACCAGCTTTAAGCATCTTAAGACCGTATTCTTTGTAGTCAACACCAGCAATGTTTGCTAAAGATACTACAGCTTCTTTATCTTGGTCAGTAGTTGTTGGTGACTTTAAGAGTAAAGTATCTGAGATAATAGCTGAAAGCATAATTCCTGCAATATCTTGTGGAATTTCAATTTCTTTTTCGTTGTACATTTGCCACATAATGGTACTGGTACAACCAACTGGAGCTGCACGGTAGTATAAAGGATCAGCAGTATTGAAGTTCATAATACGGTGGTGATCAACTACATGAGTTACTTTAACCTTATCAATGTCAGAAACACTCTGTTGAGGTTCGTTATGGTCAACAAGCATTACTGCATCAACTTCATTTGAAGCAGTTTTAATAACACGAGGTGCGGTAAAACCAAATTTATTTAAAGCATACTTAGTTTCATCATTAGCTTCACCTAAAGCAACAGCTTCGGTATCGTAACCTAACTTATTTTGTAAGTATGAGTATGCAATTGCTGTTCCGATTGCATCTGTATCAGGATTTTGGTGACCAAAAATCAATTCTTTTGCCATTATATAGAGCTCCTTTAAAATTATATCTACCTAATTATTTTAGATTAAAAGTTAAACTTAAGCAAATCTATCACGCATTAAAAAGGCATCCTTTTACTATAAAAAGAATGCCTTAAAACTAAATACTAACTTTAATATCCTCTAGTCTACTATCATAATCTTTTTCTTCAATAAACTTATCCCACTCTTTTAAGAAGTTGACTAGTCGAGGTATTTCACTCTTATTTTTACGATAAATAAAACAACTCTCAAAGTTTGTCTCACTTTTTGTCTTTACTGGAGATAATGTAATTTCAGCTTTGTGTGCCTTATAAAAACTCTTGGAGACATAAGTGTTATAGTCGGTTTGCTCAGCAAATTTGATTAATTGATATGGAGCAGTAAATGTTACCGTAGTATTTAATTCATTGTTTGGAAACTCACTAGCATAAAAGCGACGAACAATTTGTGGTAAGTAGTAGTCCTTAGGATAAGCAACCCATTTATGCTGAGTTGTTTTATTAAACTCATCTTCTGGATCGTGAGTTAAGAAAATAACTTCTTCAGGATAAATTTGTTTTGCCATATACTGTTTCATGTTCTTCACAGTTGAATTATGATCTGGCATGTAAAGAACTGCTAAATCTAATTGATTATTATCTAGTCTATCCCAAAGTTCTGTCCTATTATAGAAACCCACATGTAATGTTATATCAGGATATTTATGGTTGAATTTAACTAAGAATTGATCAATTACTCTTGCCTCAATAGTAGATAATATTCCTAAAGAAATAGTTCCGGTATCTGATTTAGTGTATTGCTGAATACTGTCTACAGCATTATTAACTGTTGAAAATAGTGCTTTTGCTGTCTCTTCCATCTTTAGGCCAGCATCAGTTAAATATAATTTTTTGCCCATTTGGCCAAATAATGGTGACCCAACTGCTCGTTCAAGCTTTTTAATTTGTTGCGTTAAGGCCGGCTGAGTAATACCTAAAATTTGAGCTGCTTGCGTATAACTCATATTATCAATTAATTGAAGAAAGTAACGTAACGATTTCGCGGATAAAACCGCATCAGTATTTGTTTTCATAATTGAATACCTCTTATATAAATCTGGAATAATAGCTAATGAATAAGATTTTTAAATACAACTAATTATTTTCTGATAGTCCTTTATTAAAGCTTAATATTCATCTCACACTTTTTATAATAACACCTGTGCCAATAATAATAAAAAATTTTGCATAAAATGCATACTATTTTCCTATAATTCTTATTTTAATAAAAAAACTAAGGATAACAGTTCAATCATTATCCTTAGTTTTTAACTAATTAAAATAAATCTTCAGTTTTATCTCTTCCATCTGCAATTGGTCGGCCAAGCGTTAACGAGACAGGAGTCCTATCTGTCATTGGGTCTAGTACAAAAGATCCATTTGAATAGCGGTCGCCCAATGGGAATTCAGAAGTGTTAAGTTCAATATGACGATCACTAGAAGTATTCAGATGGAGAATATGATTTTCACCATAACTACTGATTGCCATAATTCGATGAGGCTTAGTCTTAAGTTCACGTAGTACAAGGACACCTCGTTTTGCACGCGTAACTTTATTTATAAGGCTAAGTTTTAGTTGCTTAAACGCTCCCCGTTGAGTGATGATTCCAATCTTAATTAAATCAATATATTTAGGATCAGCTAAAACATAATTTACTATGTAGTCATCATCTTTAAGGTTAACGGATTTAACACCAACTGCTTTTGAGCCGGATGTAGGTATCTCACTAATATCAAATCTTACTGCATATGCTTGGTTAGTAATTAGAGTTATTTCTTGCTTACTATCAGGTTGAACTTGATCAATGCGGACAACTTTACTGTCATTACTCTTAAGCTTAATAGCAGTAATTGCACGAGACTTATATGTTCTAGTAGGTTGTAAATCTGCTAATGTAACTTGTTTAATGTATCCATCGTTGGTAGCAATCAAAAAGTTTAAATTGGCCTTTAAATCATTAACTTCAAACACCCGAATAATTTCTTCATCACTATCAAGACCAATTTCTTGAGACAGGTGCTGCCCCGTTTCTTTCCATTTCGTTTCAATTAATTCATGTACCGGACGATAAATTAGATTTCCTTTATTAGTAAAAATATAAAGGTTATCCAAGGTAGACATTGTCTTTTCAAACACAACCTTATCACCAGCAGGTAATCCATTATCTTCATCATCGGTTGATTGGAATGAACGAAGAGATGAACGCTTCAAGTAGCCGTCTTTACTTACTAATACTCGTACATCTTCATCAGCTACTAGAGCTTTTTCATTAATTTCAATTTTAGCTGCTTTAGCAGTAATTTCTGTTCTTCTTGGTGAACCGAATTCTCTTTTTACCGCATTTAATTCTTTAACTACAACTCTTTCAAGAACCTTATTATCACTTAATATTTCATTGAACTTTTCGATTTTTTTATTTAAATCTGCTTGTTCCTTTTTAAGTTGGTTAACATCAGTATTAGTTAAACGGTATAACTGCAAAGAAACTATAGCTTCCGCTTGATTAGGAGTGAAGTCATACTTAGCAATTAAATTCTTTTTAGCATCTTTTTTATCTTTAGAAGATCTAATAGTCTTGATTACTTGATCTAAAATATCTAAGGCATGAATAAGACCTTCAACTATTTCTAGACGCTGTTTAGCTTTCTTTAGATCAAATTCTGTTCTCTTAGTTACAACATCTTTTTTATGTGCTAAATAAGAAGATAAAATACGCTTTAATCCAACTTGTACGGGAGTCATACGATCAATAGCAACCATATTGAAATTGTATGAAACTTGTAAGTCAGTGTTTTTAAATAGATAGTTCAAGATGTTTTGACTATCAGCACCCTTTTTAAGTTCGATTACAATTGAAAGGCCGTGACGATCAGTTTCATCTCTTACTTCTGAAATACCGTCAATTTCCTTATTTAAACGGATTTCGTCAATTTTCTTAACCATCATTGCTTTATTTACGCCGAAAGGTACTTCGGTTACAACTATTTGCTGACGATGGCCTTTAATTTCTTGAATTGTAGTCTTAGACCTAACTTGAATTCTTCCACGACCAGTTTCATAGGCCTCTTTAATGCCCTTAGTTCCTAGGACAATGCCACCTGTTGGAAAATCAGGTCCCTTAACAAATTTCATCAAATCATCTGTTGTAGCATCGGGATGCTTTAGCAGATAAACAGCTGCTTCAATAACCTCAGCAAGATTATGAGGTGGAATTTCAGTTGCGTATCCAGCTGAGATACCTGTTGATCCATTAACTAATAAGTTAGGAAAGTGGGCCGGTAAAACTGTTGGTTCATACTCTGTATCATCAAAGTTCAAAATCATTTGAACAGTTTCTTTATCAATATCTTGTAAAAGTAAATTAGAAATTTTACTTAAACGAGATTCGGTATAACGCATGGCTGCTGGACCATCCCCATCCATCGATCCATTATTACCGTGCATTTCGATTAAAGGTTCACGCATTTTCCAATCTTGCGATAAGTGAACCAAAGCCCCATAAATAGAACTGTCACCATGAGGGTGAAAGTTACCCATGACATTACCGACAGCTTTTGCCGCCTTCTTATAAGGCTTATCATATGTATTATTATCTTTATACATCGCATAAAAAATACGACGTTGAACTGGTTTTAAGCCATCTCGAATATCTGGGAGAGCACGTTCTTGGATAATATATTTTGAATATCGTCCAAATCTTTCACCCATAACTTCTTCAAGAGGTAATTCCCTAATTCTTTCATTTGTTTGTGTCATTTAAAAATATAACCTCTTAATCTCTACTTGTTTCTAGAATTGATCCGTCTTCACCCATACGGAATTTAACGTTTTCATCAATCCATTTTCTTCTAGGAGCCACTTTATCTCCCATTAAGGTTGTTACACGCTTTTCAGCAAGTTGAGCATCGTCAATCTTAACTCTAATTAAGGTACGAGTTTCAGGATTCATAGTTGTTTCCCATAATTGATCAGCATTCATTTCACCTAAACCTTTGAAACGCTGCAAAGCAAAACCCTTACCCATGTCTTTAGAGTCTTCGCTCAATTCTTCATCAGTCCAAGCATATTTAATCTTGGCTTTTGCTCCGTTACCTTTTTGTAATTTGTATAAAGGAGGCAGAGCAATATACACACGACCCGCTTCAACCATTGGACGCATATATCTGTAAAAGAAAGTTAAAAGCAAAATTTGAATATGGGCACCATCAGTATCCGCATCTGTCATGATAATGATTTTATCGTAATTTGCATCCTTAATCTGAAAATCTGACCCAACACCTGCACCAATCGTATGGATCATGGTGTTGATTTCTTCATTTTTAAAGATATCTTGTAACTTAGCTTTTTGCGTATTTAAGACCTTGCCTCGTAATGGCAAAATAGCTTGGAACTTTCTATCTCTTCCTTGTTTTGCGGAACCACCGGCTGAGTCCCCTTCGACTAGGAATAACTCATTTTTCTTTGGATTACGTGATTGAGCAGGAGTTAATTTTCCTGAAAGAATCTCCTTCTTTCGTCTCTTTTTACCACTTCTGCTTTCATCTCTGGCCTTTTTAGCAGCTTCACGTGCATCCCTTGCTTTTTGTGCTTTCTGAACTAAGCTTTGAGCAAATTCTCCGTTTTCCATTAAATAGTATGAAAGCTGTTCATAAACAATGCTGTCCACAACACTTCTAGCTTGCGGAGTTCCAAGTTTTCCTTTAGTCTGTCCTTCAAATTCTAGTAATTCTTCTGGAATCTTAACAGATAATACTGCACTTAAGCCTTCACGATAATCACTACCTTCTAGACCCTTATCCTTATTCTTTAATAGCCCTTGCTTTTTAGCGTAATCATTAAAAGCTTTTGTAAACCCACTACGTGCCCCAGCTTCATGACTACCACCATCAGCTGTACGAACATTATTTACAAATGAAACAAAGTTTTCGGAATATCCATCATTGTATTGGCCTGAAAATTCAACTTCAATTCCATTTTGTTTACCAGAAAAGTAAAAAACATCTCCCATTGTATCTTTGTCTTCATTTAAATAAGATACAAATGACTTAATTCCATCTTCATATAAAAACTCATCATGATGTTCTGGTTCGCGTTCATCAGTTAGTGTGAACTTAACACCCTTTAATAGAAAAGCTGACTCACGAATTCGTTCTTGAATGGTTTCGTAATTATATGTGGTAGTAGAAAAAATAGTTGGATCTGGTTTAAAAGTAATAGTAGTACCATTTTTATCCTTAGTCTTGCCTAAATGCTTAAGCGTACCAATTGGATGACCACCATTTTCAAATTCTTCTTCATATGCTTGACCGTCTCTGACTACTCTTACTTTTAAGTAAGAAGATAGTGCATTTACAACAGAAGAACCTACTCCATGTAAACCACCAGAAGTTTGATAATTCTTTTCGGTAAACTTACCACCTGCATGTAGCACAGTAAGGATAACTTCAATAGTTGGAATTCCTGATTCATGCATTCCTGTTGGCATTCCACGTCCAAAATCTTGAACCGTAACTGAGTTATCTTTATGAATAGTTACATTGATTTCTTTACCATAACCAGCCATTGCTTCGTCAACTGAGTTATCAACGATTTCATAAATCAAGTGATTTAACCCATGCCGATCCGTTGAACCGATATACATTCCTGGACGTTTTCTTACTGCCTCTAGCCCATGAAGAATCTGAATCGAAGAATCATCATATGAACTGGTAGTTTTATTTGCTTTAGCCAAATAAATGCCTCCATTTTTAACAGACAATCAAAATCAACCCCACAGCTATTATAATCTTTGTTAAAATAGCTTTAGATTTTAAATGGGGTTGAACAGTGAATGTCTACGTTGAATTATTTACTAATTTTTATTTTAGCATACTTGATTGGATCCTTTCCCACAGGTGTGTTAGTCGGAAAGATATTTTTTCATGAAGATATAAGAAACTTTGGATCAGGAAATATTGGTACAACCAATTCATTTAGAGTAATGGGACCTGTAGCAGGTAGTGCAGTTTTAGTCATTGATGTATTAAAAGGGACACTTGCAACAGATTTACCATTAATTTTCCACCTAAAGGGACCAAAGTATTTATTACTAATTGCTGGTGCCTGTGCCATTCTAGGTCACACCTTTTCCATCTTTCTAAAATTTAAAGGCGGAAAAGCGGTAGCAACTAGCGCCGGCGTCTTTCTGGGTTACAATTTAAAGTTCTTTGGACTATGTGCCTTAGTATTTTTACCAATGCTATTTATTACTTCATATGTAAGTTTATCAAGCTTGGTTTCAATAGTTATCATCTTCATTTGTTCCTTCTGGTTTCATGATATCTTTCTTACAATCATTACAGGAATTATGATGATCTTGCTCTTTGTAAGACACCGCTCCAATATCAAGCGCCTAATTAACCATGAAGAAAATATCGTTCCTTTTGGCCTATGGTATTGGTACAAAAAGTCTCATGGATTACTAAAAAAGAATGCTAAAAATAAATAATCAGAACAAAAGACTGTTTAGGGCAAACTCCTCAACAGTCTTTTTTCATAAGTATTATACTTTATTTGAACAAATGTTCGCAAGATGCAATTTTAGCATCTAATTAATATGGATAATTATCTAGGTGGTCTTTCTCAGTGATTTTTCTAACTACTCGGCCTGGAACCCCCAAAACTAAAGAGTTGTCTGGAATATCTTTTGTAACTACGCTGCCAGCTCCAATAACGCAGTTGTTTCCAATCGTTACTCCTGGACAAACAGTTACATTACTAGCTAACCAGCAATTATCCCCAATTGTAATTGGTGCGCCATATTCAATATCTGCTATCTTCCCATCTGCTTGCAAGCGCGCATTTCTTTGCTCTGGCAATAAGGGATGCAGCGGCGTTACTAATGAAGTATT encodes:
- the recQ gene encoding DNA helicase RecQ; protein product: MKSSIEVLKNVFGYTTFRPGQERVIEQVLKGRNVLAVMPTGAGKSMCYQIPALVNPGVTLVISPLISLMKDQIDSLKQNGINAAALNSATPQEEVNPILRQAYEGKIKLLYITPERLAMDYFRYQLNFLDISLVAVDEAHCISQWGHDFRPAYRQIMEGVKSIKSQPNILALTATATPSVQKDIADQLNIPAENYVITSFARPNLSFKVVDNPKNTNLYLLDYIKKHPNQSGIVYASTRKNVEELTDYLAQNGILTASYHAGLSNKERADVQDAFQFDKVQVIVATNAFGMGIDKRNVRFVIHANSTPNLESYYQEAGRAGRDGEPCEGILIYHPKDIRLYRWFIEQSDLDDEYQKIQYQKLAAITKYVNTTECLQQFIVRYFGQTCSPCGKCSNCLGTFIEKDITAESKKIISTIYELDGCFGKNVVADVVTGANNQRMREIRASNFKNYGSLKLGKRAALDLINYLISHNYLELTDTQYPVVHVTNLGWDVLDDKKQVSQKISKNIRKSIQLTNQISEKENNLFLRLKETRLELAKEQGIPAFYIFSDKSLRDMALQKPKTKTDFLNISGVGQAKLKAYGQIMLDTIRKYLKEEID
- a CDS encoding manganese-dependent inorganic pyrophosphatase, with amino-acid sequence MAKELIFGHQNPDTDAIGTAIAYSYLQNKLGYDTEAVALGEANDETKYALNKFGFTAPRVIKTASNEVDAVMLVDHNEPQQSVSDIDKVKVTHVVDHHRIMNFNTADPLYYRAAPVGCTSTIMWQMYNEKEIEIPQDIAGIMLSAIISDTLLLKSPTTTDQDKEAVVSLANIAGVDYKEYGLKMLKAGTNIADKSEEDLIDLDAKSFELNGSNVRVAQINVVDLPEALERKDAFLKAMDEASKREGYDMFMLLITNILDSDSEALVVGSDESKAKFEKAFNAKLSDSEVKLPGVVSRKKQVVPPLTNAFEA
- a CDS encoding LysR family transcriptional regulator yields the protein MKTNTDAVLSAKSLRYFLQLIDNMSYTQAAQILGITQPALTQQIKKLERAVGSPLFGQMGKKLYLTDAGLKMEETAKALFSTVNNAVDSIQQYTKSDTGTISLGILSTIEARVIDQFLVKFNHKYPDITLHVGFYNRTELWDRLDNNQLDLAVLYMPDHNSTVKNMKQYMAKQIYPEEVIFLTHDPEDEFNKTTQHKWVAYPKDYYLPQIVRRFYASEFPNNELNTTVTFTAPYQLIKFAEQTDYNTYVSKSFYKAHKAEITLSPVKTKSETNFESCFIYRKNKSEIPRLVNFLKEWDKFIEEKDYDSRLEDIKVSI
- the parC gene encoding DNA topoisomerase IV subunit A — protein: MTQTNERIRELPLEEVMGERFGRYSKYIIQERALPDIRDGLKPVQRRIFYAMYKDNNTYDKPYKKAAKAVGNVMGNFHPHGDSSIYGALVHLSQDWKMREPLIEMHGNNGSMDGDGPAAMRYTESRLSKISNLLLQDIDKETVQMILNFDDTEYEPTVLPAHFPNLLVNGSTGISAGYATEIPPHNLAEVIEAAVYLLKHPDATTDDLMKFVKGPDFPTGGIVLGTKGIKEAYETGRGRIQVRSKTTIQEIKGHRQQIVVTEVPFGVNKAMMVKKIDEIRLNKEIDGISEVRDETDRHGLSIVIELKKGADSQNILNYLFKNTDLQVSYNFNMVAIDRMTPVQVGLKRILSSYLAHKKDVVTKRTEFDLKKAKQRLEIVEGLIHALDILDQVIKTIRSSKDKKDAKKNLIAKYDFTPNQAEAIVSLQLYRLTNTDVNQLKKEQADLNKKIEKFNEILSDNKVLERVVVKELNAVKREFGSPRRTEITAKAAKIEINEKALVADEDVRVLVSKDGYLKRSSLRSFQSTDDEDNGLPAGDKVVFEKTMSTLDNLYIFTNKGNLIYRPVHELIETKWKETGQHLSQEIGLDSDEEIIRVFEVNDLKANLNFLIATNDGYIKQVTLADLQPTRTYKSRAITAIKLKSNDSKVVRIDQVQPDSKQEITLITNQAYAVRFDISEIPTSGSKAVGVKSVNLKDDDYIVNYVLADPKYIDLIKIGIITQRGAFKQLKLSLINKVTRAKRGVLVLRELKTKPHRIMAISSYGENHILHLNTSSDRHIELNTSEFPLGDRYSNGSFVLDPMTDRTPVSLTLGRPIADGRDKTEDLF
- the parE gene encoding DNA topoisomerase IV subunit B, which codes for MAKANKTTSSYDDSSIQILHGLEAVRKRPGMYIGSTDRHGLNHLIYEIVDNSVDEAMAGYGKEINVTIHKDNSVTVQDFGRGMPTGMHESGIPTIEVILTVLHAGGKFTEKNYQTSGGLHGVGSSVVNALSSYLKVRVVRDGQAYEEEFENGGHPIGTLKHLGKTKDKNGTTITFKPDPTIFSTTTYNYETIQERIRESAFLLKGVKFTLTDEREPEHHDEFLYEDGIKSFVSYLNEDKDTMGDVFYFSGKQNGIEVEFSGQYNDGYSENFVSFVNNVRTADGGSHEAGARSGFTKAFNDYAKKQGLLKNKDKGLEGSDYREGLSAVLSVKIPEELLEFEGQTKGKLGTPQARSVVDSIVYEQLSYYLMENGEFAQSLVQKAQKARDAREAAKKARDESRSGKKRRKKEILSGKLTPAQSRNPKKNELFLVEGDSAGGSAKQGRDRKFQAILPLRGKVLNTQKAKLQDIFKNEEINTMIHTIGAGVGSDFQIKDANYDKIIIMTDADTDGAHIQILLLTFFYRYMRPMVEAGRVYIALPPLYKLQKGNGAKAKIKYAWTDEELSEDSKDMGKGFALQRFKGLGEMNADQLWETTMNPETRTLIRVKIDDAQLAEKRVTTLMGDKVAPRRKWIDENVKFRMGEDGSILETSRD
- the plsY gene encoding glycerol-3-phosphate 1-O-acyltransferase PlsY, which translates into the protein MSTLNYLLIFILAYLIGSFPTGVLVGKIFFHEDIRNFGSGNIGTTNSFRVMGPVAGSAVLVIDVLKGTLATDLPLIFHLKGPKYLLLIAGACAILGHTFSIFLKFKGGKAVATSAGVFLGYNLKFFGLCALVFLPMLFITSYVSLSSLVSIVIIFICSFWFHDIFLTIITGIMMILLFVRHRSNIKRLINHEENIVPFGLWYWYKKSHGLLKKNAKNK